One genomic window of Corynebacterium pseudotuberculosis includes the following:
- a CDS encoding bifunctional lysylphosphatidylglycerol flippase/synthetase MprF: MSPTTGVTAERVNEDIKDDDKANAEFNRSSTKFSARMIRNYLDKTRIAWIPITSIRRILFPIFTSGKSIIKRVPISFLLLALLWILYASIDHPRDVLGLNSSEKLPSWHLLTAGFTVGSHQSAVLATLGILFLAVPAEFVLGSTRFLVAVGVLNGISIPLGILSARFIETLGLNQWGNDLLNETLLSPSGWIFGTAAVASSAMSTLWRRRLRLVLFSLSFTLVLFSGTLTDSVATVATIIGTIIGAVQLGGRKYQRIKIIFRRPSLRESRILVAVLCMSVALGPVVVAFNPYAHGPFSMVTSLMWQPHISSADVAEICAPDYSSPECIDALTLTRQTGFAAIFANLVPVIAQLIFCIGLIRGRRVAWGFSLVLQCLSLFAIAVQLIAITDERGNSLIFTVNFFEVMLPWLVTLLALGVSQRLFFVNVERKEVVRNLSLILATFVITALTWIIGVYYLADNFSSLDSLLYAFYELPSRYLPPALSLVLQHVLYPESQPAWILYQWVGAVFWMVALFALYRLIMSIPATGHNASDIVTARKILRNGSGDHLSWMSMWDGNSFWFAAPKLEENAAETPAEDESQTEPLPRGFVAFRLVKGIAVTLGEPVVLDQKDRLAVAREFKAYASGRGWRVAWYSTREEFAEEIRVDGFRKLHVAEESVLHTTNTEFKGKKFQNIRTARNRAVKEGISTVWTSWAEASPDLQNRIVVLSEEWVSERALPEMGFTLGTLEELKDSETKLLVAVDENGHVHGITSWLPVHENGVLAGYTLDFMRRDANGFRPVIEFLLAEALIKAKELGCSWVSLSGAPLAPPSGQTMPTLLDATLNKAGEAIEPLYGFRSLAASKYKFHPEHRAWYLCYDDELALPTIGLAVSQCYLPQLSAKDARAALITWVRAQRMP; this comes from the coding sequence ATGTCACCGACCACGGGCGTAACCGCAGAACGCGTCAATGAAGACATAAAAGATGATGATAAGGCTAATGCGGAGTTCAACCGATCTTCGACAAAATTCTCCGCGAGGATGATACGCAATTATTTAGATAAAACACGGATTGCATGGATTCCTATCACGTCAATACGACGGATACTTTTCCCTATATTTACTTCCGGGAAAAGCATTATTAAACGAGTCCCGATCTCGTTTTTGTTGCTTGCTCTCTTATGGATTCTTTATGCAAGCATTGATCATCCGCGAGATGTGCTGGGATTGAACTCATCGGAGAAACTACCATCGTGGCACCTTCTTACTGCAGGCTTTACGGTAGGTTCGCATCAATCCGCAGTATTGGCAACTCTCGGAATTCTATTTTTGGCTGTTCCTGCTGAATTTGTGCTGGGATCGACTCGATTCTTAGTAGCAGTTGGGGTACTAAACGGAATTTCTATTCCACTAGGGATCCTTAGCGCTCGCTTTATTGAGACTTTAGGTCTTAATCAGTGGGGTAATGACCTGCTTAATGAGACACTACTGAGTCCGAGCGGCTGGATTTTTGGAACTGCTGCAGTCGCCTCTTCCGCAATGTCTACGTTGTGGCGGCGTCGACTCAGACTGGTGCTCTTTTCTCTGTCCTTTACTCTAGTGCTGTTTTCTGGGACCTTGACAGATTCAGTAGCAACGGTGGCTACTATCATCGGTACCATTATTGGGGCTGTTCAACTTGGGGGAAGAAAATACCAGAGAATAAAGATCATTTTCCGGCGTCCCTCGCTTAGAGAATCTCGTATTTTGGTAGCAGTGCTCTGTATGAGTGTGGCTTTGGGACCTGTTGTTGTTGCCTTTAACCCTTACGCGCACGGTCCATTTTCTATGGTGACCAGCTTGATGTGGCAGCCGCATATTTCTTCAGCTGATGTGGCAGAGATTTGTGCACCAGATTATTCCTCACCAGAATGCATCGATGCACTAACTCTGACTCGACAAACGGGTTTTGCAGCTATTTTTGCTAACTTAGTCCCGGTTATTGCGCAGTTAATCTTCTGTATTGGCCTGATCCGTGGACGTCGAGTAGCTTGGGGCTTCTCTCTTGTGCTGCAGTGCTTGTCGCTTTTTGCGATCGCAGTTCAGCTTATTGCGATTACTGATGAACGCGGCAATTCGCTAATTTTCACAGTCAATTTCTTTGAAGTCATGTTGCCGTGGTTAGTTACACTATTGGCTCTTGGCGTTAGCCAACGACTGTTCTTTGTGAATGTAGAGCGTAAAGAGGTTGTACGAAACCTGTCATTAATTTTGGCCACGTTTGTGATCACAGCGTTAACGTGGATAATAGGCGTTTATTATCTGGCAGATAACTTTAGCTCGTTGGATTCTTTGCTTTATGCCTTTTATGAATTGCCTAGTAGATATCTTCCTCCGGCTTTATCTTTAGTACTACAACACGTGCTGTATCCGGAGAGCCAACCTGCCTGGATACTTTATCAATGGGTAGGGGCAGTGTTCTGGATGGTGGCATTGTTTGCCCTTTACAGACTCATCATGAGCATCCCTGCGACTGGACATAATGCGTCGGATATTGTCACAGCTCGCAAGATCCTACGTAATGGTTCTGGTGATCATCTGTCTTGGATGAGTATGTGGGACGGAAATAGTTTCTGGTTTGCTGCGCCTAAGTTAGAGGAGAATGCTGCTGAGACTCCAGCTGAAGACGAGTCCCAAACTGAGCCGCTCCCGCGTGGTTTTGTTGCGTTTAGATTGGTTAAAGGCATAGCGGTAACTCTCGGAGAACCTGTGGTTCTGGATCAGAAAGACAGGTTGGCTGTAGCGCGAGAATTCAAAGCATATGCGTCTGGGCGCGGATGGCGAGTCGCATGGTATTCCACGCGTGAGGAGTTTGCTGAGGAAATCCGTGTTGATGGCTTTAGAAAGCTGCATGTTGCAGAAGAATCTGTTTTGCATACCACCAACACCGAATTTAAAGGGAAGAAGTTTCAAAACATCCGTACTGCGCGTAATCGAGCTGTTAAAGAAGGCATTAGCACAGTATGGACATCTTGGGCAGAGGCCTCTCCTGATCTGCAAAATAGGATTGTTGTGCTTTCTGAGGAATGGGTTTCAGAAAGAGCATTGCCCGAAATGGGATTCACGCTTGGCACTCTGGAAGAGCTCAAAGACTCTGAGACCAAGTTACTGGTTGCAGTCGATGAAAATGGGCATGTACATGGTATAACAAGCTGGTTGCCTGTTCACGAAAACGGTGTTCTTGCCGGGTACACTTTGGACTTCATGCGTCGCGACGCCAACGGCTTCCGGCCTGTCATTGAGTTTTTGCTGGCTGAAGCACTGATTAAGGCGAAAGAACTCGGGTGCTCGTGGGTCTCACTTTCGGGAGCGCCGCTTGCCCCGCCATCGGGACAAACAATGCCTACGCTTCTCGACGCAACACTGAATAAGGCAGGAGAAGCTATCGAACCTTTGTATGGGTTTAGATCTTTGGCGGCATCCAAATATAAGTTCCACCCTGAACATCGAGCCTGGTATTTATGCTATGACGACGAGCTAGCTTTGCCGACAATCGGCCTAGCGGTTTCTCAATGTTATCTCCCTCAGCTAAGCGCTAAAGACGCTCGTGCCGCGCTTATTACTTGGGTACGAGCACAGCGAATGCCATAA